Proteins from a genomic interval of Caulobacter rhizosphaerae:
- a CDS encoding 3'-5' exonuclease, whose translation MAEQALDLEVIAATLRASGEYRVLRRLAPRSPTAIPDGVITRLGLFVDVETTGLDWRRDEIIELAMIPFRYGLDGRIYEIGEPFQGLRQPAEPIPAEITALTGIDDAMVAGKTIDLDAVAAVAAPAALVIAHNASFDRRFLERFSEVFRTKPWACSMSQVDWSAEGHEGVKLAYLAAGAGFFYDSHRAVNDCAAAIELLALDLPKSGVPALALLLERARTPTWRIWAENSPFAMKDRLKARGYRWNGDDSVPARCWYVDVADADKEAELTFLRQEIYSGQIDPLTRRIDAYDRFSERC comes from the coding sequence ATGGCGGAGCAGGCTTTAGATCTCGAGGTGATAGCGGCGACGCTGCGGGCGAGCGGCGAATACCGCGTGCTACGCCGCCTTGCGCCCCGGTCGCCAACCGCGATTCCGGACGGCGTCATCACCCGTTTGGGTCTGTTCGTGGACGTCGAAACCACGGGCCTGGACTGGCGTCGCGACGAGATCATCGAATTGGCGATGATCCCATTCCGCTATGGGCTGGACGGGCGGATCTATGAGATTGGCGAGCCCTTCCAGGGCCTTCGCCAGCCGGCCGAACCAATCCCCGCCGAGATCACCGCCTTGACCGGCATCGACGACGCCATGGTCGCGGGCAAGACCATCGATTTGGACGCCGTGGCGGCCGTCGCCGCCCCGGCCGCCCTTGTCATCGCTCACAACGCTTCCTTCGATCGCCGCTTCCTCGAGCGGTTCAGCGAGGTCTTCCGCACCAAGCCCTGGGCTTGCTCGATGAGCCAGGTCGACTGGAGCGCGGAGGGACACGAGGGCGTCAAGCTTGCCTACCTGGCTGCGGGAGCGGGGTTCTTCTACGATAGCCACCGGGCGGTGAACGATTGCGCCGCGGCCATCGAGCTTCTGGCCCTCGACCTACCCAAGAGCGGTGTGCCTGCCCTGGCCTTGCTGTTGGAGCGTGCGCGAACACCGACTTGGCGGATCTGGGCCGAAAACTCGCCCTTCGCCATGAAGGACCGGCTCAAGGCGCGCGGCTATCGCTGGAACGGCGATGACAGCGTGCCGGCGCGCTGTTGGTATGTCGATGTCGCCGACGCCGACAAAGAAGCGGAGCTGACGTTCCTGCGGCAGGAAATCTATAGTGGTCAGATCGATCCCCTGACGCGACGGATCGATGCTTACGACCGGTTTTCAGAGCGATGCTGA
- a CDS encoding restriction endonuclease, producing MVRPVTPLTTPDIAAERARVVPRAYAIAQAPNLPFGLQSPRQFELLAHALLEAEIAPDGFYDRVALMPDGADGGADLLLYAGAHLAGVVLCKHYVTRIGRDVVLTELIKFLLVSLASDRTLPKAWRYQFWTAGNSTREAVAFFSDPAEALRAISDQEMDALIRAARAPIKGLAE from the coding sequence ATGGTCAGGCCTGTAACGCCCCTCACGACCCCGGACATCGCCGCTGAACGGGCGCGCGTTGTGCCTCGCGCCTACGCTATCGCCCAAGCACCGAACCTTCCGTTCGGCCTGCAGTCGCCGCGCCAGTTCGAACTGCTGGCGCACGCATTGTTGGAGGCCGAGATCGCGCCTGACGGATTTTACGACCGCGTGGCCCTGATGCCCGACGGGGCCGATGGCGGCGCCGATTTGTTGCTCTACGCCGGCGCCCATCTGGCCGGTGTCGTCCTATGTAAGCATTACGTCACGCGGATCGGCAGGGACGTCGTCCTGACCGAGCTGATCAAGTTTCTCCTGGTTTCCCTGGCGAGCGACAGGACCTTACCGAAAGCTTGGCGCTATCAATTCTGGACGGCCGGGAATTCGACGCGCGAGGCCGTAGCGTTCTTTAGCGATCCCGCTGAAGCGCTACGCGCAATCAGCGACCAGGAAATGGACGCCCTGATCCGCGCGGCCCGGGCCCCGATCAAGGGTCTCGCCGAATAG
- a CDS encoding plasmid partitioning protein RepB C-terminal domain-containing protein — MVAVDAITVINPRVRNRRIFQELVTSIAHLGLKKPITVSQRPGKQRYDLVCGQGRLEAFMALGQPEIPAIIIEASEDDCFVMSLVENLARRQHTPLELVRSIGALRERGYSYQEIAGKVDFSPEYVYAICYLLENGEEKLINAVERGVIPHTIAMEIAKAKEGEVQQALAKAYEEKAIPGNQVLAIRQIIEQRNASGKGLHHRSSPHRTKGRVTSEALIRAYQRETERQQQLVKRASLTQSRLMFVTNALKRLLADDHFVALMRAEGVGSVPSALAERIGYDRG, encoded by the coding sequence ATGGTCGCGGTCGACGCCATCACCGTCATCAATCCCAGGGTCCGCAATCGCCGGATCTTCCAGGAGTTGGTCACCAGCATCGCCCATCTTGGCCTCAAGAAGCCGATCACAGTCAGTCAGCGGCCCGGCAAGCAGCGCTACGACCTGGTTTGCGGGCAAGGGCGGCTGGAAGCCTTTATGGCGCTGGGCCAACCTGAGATCCCGGCCATCATCATCGAAGCCAGCGAGGACGACTGCTTCGTAATGAGCTTGGTCGAAAACCTGGCGCGCCGACAGCATACACCGCTGGAGCTCGTCCGCTCGATCGGCGCGTTGCGCGAGCGCGGCTACAGCTATCAGGAGATCGCCGGCAAGGTCGATTTCAGCCCCGAGTACGTCTACGCGATCTGCTACCTCCTGGAGAACGGCGAGGAAAAGCTGATCAACGCCGTCGAGCGCGGCGTCATCCCCCACACCATCGCCATGGAGATCGCCAAGGCCAAGGAGGGCGAGGTGCAGCAGGCTCTTGCCAAGGCCTATGAGGAAAAGGCGATCCCCGGCAACCAGGTGTTGGCGATCCGGCAGATCATCGAGCAGCGCAACGCCAGCGGCAAAGGCTTGCATCACCGCTCAAGTCCCCATCGAACGAAGGGGCGGGTGACGTCCGAGGCGTTGATCCGCGCCTATCAGCGCGAAACCGAACGACAGCAGCAGCTCGTCAAGCGCGCCTCACTGACCCAGAGCCGGTTGATGTTCGTCACCAATGCGCTGAAGCGCCTCCTCGCCGACGACCACTTCGTCGCCTTGATGAGGGCCGAGGGCGTCGGTTCGGTGCCCAGCGCGCTGGCTGAGCGCATCGGCTACGATCGGGGCTGA
- a CDS encoding glycosyl hydrolase: MRFSRRSALANGLAIAALPGASRAGPLSRHLSNPSASAEARALYDFLWRLYGRKTLTGQQELGVARAGPRVELDYIKRVTGREPALLGLDYIEPRDNGAVNERATAWHRSGGIVTLCWHWGAPDIGTGYENSKKAFDLVAALRPGTAQSAALHRDLATIGDLLAVLRDRQVPVLWRPLHEFSGDWFWWGKHGPEAFKALWALMYDEFTHRRGLDNLIWVLGWAGQNVDPAWYPGREQVDVAGADIYVDDHGDLAPMFQAVKAIVGDTVPICLHENGPIPEPSLLGPQADWLWFMTWHTRWLMDPAQNDPARLKAYYASERCPWE, translated from the coding sequence ATGCGATTTTCAAGACGATCAGCGCTCGCCAATGGGCTGGCGATCGCGGCGTTGCCCGGAGCGTCCAGAGCCGGTCCGCTTTCGCGCCACTTGAGCAATCCCAGCGCATCAGCCGAAGCCCGCGCCCTCTATGACTTCCTCTGGCGGCTCTATGGCCGCAAGACGCTAACGGGCCAGCAGGAACTTGGCGTGGCCCGAGCAGGGCCGCGCGTCGAGCTCGACTACATCAAGCGCGTTACGGGCCGTGAGCCCGCACTTCTGGGTCTCGACTACATCGAGCCGCGCGACAACGGGGCGGTCAACGAGCGGGCGACGGCCTGGCATCGTTCGGGCGGGATCGTCACGCTATGCTGGCACTGGGGCGCGCCGGACATCGGCACGGGATACGAGAATTCGAAAAAGGCCTTCGACCTGGTCGCAGCTCTCCGCCCTGGTACGGCCCAGAGCGCCGCGCTTCACCGCGACCTGGCAACGATCGGTGATCTGCTGGCGGTGCTGCGCGACCGGCAGGTCCCGGTGCTCTGGCGGCCGCTGCACGAGTTCAGCGGCGATTGGTTCTGGTGGGGCAAGCATGGCCCTGAAGCCTTCAAGGCGCTTTGGGCTCTGATGTACGACGAATTCACCCATCGCCGCGGCCTCGACAATCTGATCTGGGTGCTGGGCTGGGCAGGTCAGAACGTAGATCCGGCGTGGTACCCGGGACGCGAGCAGGTCGACGTCGCGGGCGCCGACATCTACGTCGACGATCATGGCGATCTGGCCCCGATGTTCCAAGCGGTGAAGGCGATCGTCGGCGACACCGTGCCGATCTGCCTGCACGAAAACGGCCCCATTCCGGAGCCGTCGCTGCTCGGGCCTCAAGCCGATTGGCTGTGGTTCATGACTTGGCACACCCGTTGGCTGATGGATCCGGCTCAGAACGACCCTGCTCGCCTGAAGGCCTACTATGCGTCGGAGCGGTGCCCTTGGGAATAA
- a CDS encoding DUF4928 family protein, whose amino-acid sequence MAQFAAAHGIRSKGALCLPLVVTDHARTMGLPLDPARLRTDKEGQVLGLGKGKVQQILARHGIDRVLAEEGGRTSRGSLGKMSAYVAFLNGQAETGALDLDAAEAFWIERVREFFAAKPFVLRVDPTLGLRTTFSHLFAQAEARQKEMQGTMVVGTIMQHLVGARLEGVFEGVAHNSASTKDEGQQRPGDFSIGDLAIHVSTAPGEALIRKCQSNLAAGQRPIIITRGRGVSLAVGLAENAGIAERVDVFDVEQWLAADILDRQGQSVSSRSAALESLLERYNAIVSAVETDPSLRIEIAAPR is encoded by the coding sequence TTGGCGCAGTTCGCCGCCGCGCACGGCATTCGCTCCAAAGGGGCGCTGTGTCTGCCTCTCGTTGTGACTGATCACGCCCGTACCATGGGACTGCCGCTCGACCCGGCGCGTCTTCGCACGGACAAGGAAGGCCAGGTCCTGGGTCTCGGCAAGGGCAAGGTCCAGCAAATCCTCGCGCGCCATGGCATTGATCGGGTTCTAGCCGAGGAAGGCGGCCGCACGAGCCGCGGTTCGCTGGGCAAGATGAGCGCCTATGTGGCGTTCCTGAATGGCCAGGCGGAAACAGGCGCGCTCGATCTGGATGCGGCGGAAGCGTTCTGGATCGAGCGGGTGCGGGAATTTTTCGCGGCCAAGCCGTTCGTGTTGCGAGTGGACCCGACCCTTGGCTTGCGCACCACCTTCAGCCATCTCTTCGCCCAGGCTGAAGCGCGCCAGAAGGAAATGCAGGGGACCATGGTCGTTGGCACGATCATGCAGCACCTCGTCGGCGCCAGGCTCGAAGGCGTCTTCGAAGGCGTGGCCCACAACTCCGCCTCGACCAAGGACGAGGGCCAGCAGCGGCCTGGCGACTTTTCCATCGGGGACTTGGCGATCCACGTGTCGACCGCGCCGGGCGAGGCGCTGATCCGCAAATGCCAATCCAATCTCGCCGCGGGTCAGCGGCCGATCATCATTACGCGCGGGCGTGGCGTTAGCCTCGCTGTGGGCCTAGCGGAGAACGCCGGCATCGCCGAGCGGGTCGATGTCTTCGACGTCGAGCAGTGGCTGGCCGCCGATATTCTGGATCGCCAGGGACAGAGCGTTTCGTCTCGAAGCGCGGCGCTCGAGAGCTTATTGGAGCGCTACAACGCCATCGTCAGCGCTGTGGAGACCGATCCTTCTCTTCGTATTGAGATCGCCGCGCCGCGTTGA
- a CDS encoding DUF4062 domain-containing protein, whose translation MAEPLVTVPLSDRLQVFISSTITECAAEREAARRAILGLNFTPVQFEREGARAEAPRAFYLRKLQGAHIVVAIYRNSYGWVDEPKGMTISGLEDEYREATRLGKDVLAYVLKTAPERNVRLTSMLDELMSGPNTLYFYEEGEDLEDRIRDDITALVSDRVARYQSGGSVAGSAASLLEGIFRGSPFRVRRTALLDKLTQVAILGRIVWLTGVAGAGKTALAAEWAAERSAPYVNARGLDPRSTLVEIASALGVADGAELGVPVFEDARALLLSRWKSATQWPLVLDDPDDVSVIWSVLGECLAASGAGSVVIVGRDIAPEFPGERLEVSAFTLEELVTLQSIAGASVPAKAGDLPIAVRSAAGGSSPVQSFEVLDAGTRELLGYMALSPTPLGLSDLTSLVGGSVGAATAIADKLEPLADVLIETPAGYAFVHDLYRDGLITRLAEHPQLRALFLDRLAKQLARTGRAWAAFTLRRDDDPELAERLANRSVQEAAYTGSTRHLIEALEFLAVYYRDRAEHGPLISVLMSLADTKAHQGRPNEAPALLDEAFSIAKAIGDAETERAIDVLQASIILRRSPSVSALARIRKLAQEAKDEGRAEDHARLLIEEGVALLGANEVEAAAPVFRTAREMFIDQKDAYGVDIATRNLIGALSISPSGAAESERLRATLAGEQRSPRYRAWLCNLLVPKLRREKRYEEAETMANEAIAIGEALGDQYLVAINQTVLGNVLREAGRMEDAIAAYRASGQNGQKVGRLDIEGRSSHLLALTENEAAEGASGAERRAHAERAEQYAMHAVGLFSDSFAWSEYGYALEERGDSRRWQDRVPEAIDDYANAVAAYLRADDEDEAQRLLRFLMALLEDVANAPEVIARAFGATLDTSALGRSGVWAEALRVALERCPRSIAPHVLGVLVRNFDIGEDDWWFANFTRCLLSVTQVKRLTTRPALGSLLLLAVLGFGKHRQFSSQDLFTLAALCIGDFDRLIFRHRPGDDFIQIIHLGKDDRVLFTIRDEGKRPESIFVALCIGSFLDAFGDELAEILFGDGLPEGAAVDVLVLAQANDSEILSEFFEEGLKDTAVGTARIVPEGDEETPIVMIVRPDALTQLQANEEHSSELETMLGRFLQEVVHATLGKTVDDETYGSKLRDLLMQVFR comes from the coding sequence ATGGCTGAGCCGCTCGTCACAGTTCCCCTATCCGATCGTTTGCAGGTCTTTATCAGCTCGACGATCACCGAATGCGCCGCTGAGCGGGAAGCCGCCCGCCGGGCGATCCTTGGCCTAAACTTCACGCCCGTGCAGTTCGAGCGAGAAGGGGCGCGGGCCGAGGCGCCGCGCGCGTTCTACCTGCGCAAACTCCAGGGCGCCCACATCGTCGTCGCCATCTATCGAAACTCCTACGGGTGGGTCGATGAGCCTAAGGGCATGACGATCTCAGGGCTCGAGGACGAGTACCGGGAGGCCACGCGACTGGGCAAGGACGTCTTGGCCTACGTCCTCAAAACCGCGCCAGAACGAAATGTGCGGCTGACATCGATGCTGGATGAGCTGATGTCTGGCCCCAACACCCTCTACTTCTACGAAGAGGGCGAAGACCTTGAAGACCGCATTCGCGACGACATCACCGCCTTAGTTTCTGATCGGGTCGCTCGCTACCAGAGTGGGGGGTCTGTCGCCGGTTCAGCGGCGTCTCTGCTGGAAGGCATCTTTCGCGGCAGCCCCTTCAGGGTTCGCCGGACGGCGCTGCTGGACAAGTTGACCCAGGTTGCGATTTTGGGCCGGATTGTCTGGCTAACCGGGGTCGCCGGCGCCGGTAAAACCGCGCTCGCCGCCGAATGGGCCGCCGAGCGATCCGCGCCCTATGTCAACGCGCGAGGCCTCGATCCCCGCTCGACCCTCGTCGAGATCGCTAGCGCCCTGGGCGTCGCCGACGGCGCCGAGCTCGGCGTTCCGGTTTTCGAGGACGCGCGTGCGCTGCTGCTTTCGCGATGGAAGTCAGCCACGCAATGGCCGCTCGTCCTGGACGATCCCGACGACGTCAGCGTGATCTGGTCGGTGCTGGGCGAGTGTCTCGCGGCCAGCGGGGCCGGCTCGGTCGTCATTGTGGGCCGTGACATCGCGCCGGAATTTCCTGGTGAGCGCCTTGAGGTCAGCGCCTTCACGCTCGAAGAACTGGTGACGCTGCAGTCGATCGCTGGGGCGAGCGTTCCGGCAAAGGCCGGCGATCTGCCCATCGCCGTGCGAAGCGCGGCAGGCGGCTCCTCGCCGGTTCAAAGTTTCGAGGTGCTCGACGCCGGCACGCGTGAGCTCCTGGGCTATATGGCGCTTTCGCCCACGCCACTTGGGCTCTCCGACCTGACCTCGCTGGTCGGCGGCTCGGTAGGCGCTGCGACCGCCATCGCCGATAAGCTCGAACCGCTCGCTGACGTCCTGATCGAGACGCCCGCGGGCTATGCGTTCGTTCACGATCTCTACCGTGATGGCCTAATCACCCGTCTCGCTGAACACCCTCAGCTACGCGCGCTCTTTTTGGACCGTCTGGCCAAACAGCTTGCGCGGACGGGCCGTGCATGGGCGGCCTTCACGCTGCGGCGCGACGACGACCCCGAACTCGCCGAGCGACTGGCTAACCGATCCGTTCAAGAGGCGGCCTACACCGGTTCGACCCGGCACCTGATCGAGGCGCTGGAATTCTTGGCCGTCTACTACCGCGACCGCGCCGAGCACGGGCCGTTAATCTCGGTTTTGATGTCGCTGGCCGACACGAAGGCCCATCAAGGCCGCCCCAACGAGGCCCCAGCCCTACTTGATGAAGCCTTCTCCATCGCCAAGGCCATCGGCGACGCTGAGACCGAACGTGCGATCGACGTCTTGCAGGCGTCGATCATCCTGCGCCGTTCGCCCAGCGTGTCGGCCTTGGCTCGTATCCGCAAGTTGGCACAGGAAGCAAAAGACGAGGGGCGAGCGGAGGACCACGCCCGCTTGCTTATCGAAGAGGGGGTCGCGCTTCTCGGCGCCAATGAGGTCGAGGCCGCCGCGCCGGTGTTCCGGACCGCCCGCGAGATGTTCATCGATCAAAAGGACGCCTATGGCGTCGACATTGCGACCCGAAATCTGATCGGCGCATTGTCGATCTCGCCGAGCGGCGCGGCCGAGTCCGAACGCCTTCGGGCGACGCTCGCGGGCGAGCAGCGCTCGCCCCGCTATCGCGCCTGGCTTTGCAATCTTCTTGTCCCAAAGCTGCGCCGCGAGAAACGCTACGAAGAAGCCGAGACCATGGCCAATGAGGCCATCGCGATCGGGGAGGCCCTCGGAGACCAGTATCTCGTCGCCATCAACCAGACGGTGCTCGGTAACGTTCTGCGAGAGGCCGGCCGGATGGAAGACGCCATAGCCGCCTATAGAGCTTCGGGACAGAACGGGCAGAAAGTTGGGCGGCTCGATATCGAAGGTCGCAGCTCTCATCTTCTGGCGTTGACGGAGAACGAAGCGGCGGAGGGGGCCAGCGGCGCCGAGCGACGCGCTCACGCCGAACGCGCCGAACAGTACGCCATGCATGCCGTAGGTTTGTTCTCCGATAGCTTTGCCTGGTCAGAATATGGCTACGCCCTAGAGGAGCGCGGAGACTCTCGACGGTGGCAAGACCGTGTGCCCGAAGCGATCGACGACTACGCCAATGCCGTCGCCGCGTACTTGCGGGCTGATGACGAAGACGAAGCGCAGAGGCTGCTGCGCTTTTTGATGGCGCTGCTGGAAGACGTGGCCAACGCTCCCGAGGTGATCGCGCGCGCGTTTGGCGCGACGCTCGACACCAGTGCGCTTGGCCGAAGCGGCGTTTGGGCTGAAGCGCTCAGGGTCGCGCTTGAGCGGTGTCCTCGTTCGATCGCTCCTCACGTTCTGGGCGTTCTCGTTCGAAATTTCGACATCGGCGAGGACGACTGGTGGTTCGCAAACTTCACCCGATGCTTGCTCTCAGTGACCCAGGTCAAACGCCTGACGACCAGGCCTGCGTTGGGTTCGCTGCTGCTCCTGGCGGTCTTGGGCTTTGGAAAGCACCGGCAGTTTTCCTCGCAAGATCTCTTCACTCTCGCGGCGCTATGCATCGGCGATTTCGATCGGCTGATCTTTCGCCATCGCCCCGGTGATGACTTCATTCAGATCATTCACCTCGGCAAAGACGATCGGGTCCTCTTTACAATTCGAGACGAGGGCAAGCGCCCGGAGTCCATATTTGTCGCCCTCTGCATCGGCTCTTTCCTCGACGCCTTTGGCGACGAGCTAGCCGAGATCCTCTTTGGAGATGGCCTTCCCGAAGGAGCGGCTGTCGACGTCCTGGTCTTGGCCCAAGCCAATGACTCTGAAATTCTGTCGGAGTTTTTCGAAGAAGGGCTGAAGGACACCGCCGTCGGCACGGCGAGAATTGTTCCCGAAGGTGACGAAGAAACGCCGATCGTCATGATCGTCCGGCCCGATGCTCTGACGCAGCTGCAAGCCAACGAGGAGCACAGCTCGGAGCTGGAAACGATGCTGGGGCGCTTCCTGCAGGAGGTTGTCCACGCGACCTTGGGCAAGACGGTCGACGATGAGACCTACGGCTCCAAGCTGCGTGATCTGCTCATGCAGGTCTTTCGATGA
- a CDS encoding recombinase family protein has protein sequence MIVANPATDVGSDRKIVRAAQYVRMSTEHQKYSTENQADVIAKYAEQRGFEIVRTYADAGKSGLRLDGRQALQALIADVRAGKADYSAILVYDISRWGRFQDADESGFYEYVCREAGIALHYCAEQFENDGSLSSTIIKSMKRAMAGEYSRELSVKVFTGQCRLITLGFRQGGHAGYGLRRQLVDEHRAPKAELGRGEQKSLQTDRVVLRPGPPEEVEVVRRLYRMFVVQRRSETEIAAQLNAEGLVTDLGRPWTRGVVHQILTNEKYIGNNVYNRVSFKLKAKRVTNDPDMWVRADGAFEGIVELDFFEAAQRIIFDRSRRFTDEQLLERLSSLLSQRGWLSGLVIDEIEDMPSSSTFRHRFGSLLRAYQLVGFSPARDYRYIETNRALRELHPDVVAGVIADIRGAGASVERDPHTDLLQINDEFTASLVIVRCHQTPAGSLRWKVRLDQGLRPDITIAARMTSDNAAVRDYYLLPWIDVGAAANLKLAPDNHIGLDAYRFDDLDGFVDLTRRTALRAA, from the coding sequence ATGATCGTGGCGAACCCAGCAACAGATGTCGGATCTGACCGCAAAATAGTCCGCGCGGCGCAGTACGTGCGCATGTCGACCGAGCATCAGAAATACTCGACGGAGAACCAGGCCGACGTCATAGCCAAGTACGCTGAGCAGCGAGGATTTGAGATTGTTCGAACCTATGCTGACGCTGGCAAGAGCGGACTGCGCCTGGATGGTCGCCAAGCGCTGCAGGCGCTGATCGCCGATGTGCGGGCAGGCAAAGCCGATTACAGCGCGATCCTGGTCTACGACATCAGCCGCTGGGGGCGCTTTCAGGACGCGGACGAGAGCGGCTTTTACGAGTACGTCTGCCGTGAGGCGGGCATTGCTCTCCACTATTGCGCGGAGCAGTTCGAAAACGACGGCAGCCTAAGCTCGACGATCATCAAGAGCATGAAGCGGGCGATGGCTGGCGAGTACAGCCGCGAGCTGTCGGTCAAGGTTTTCACCGGGCAATGCCGCCTGATAACGCTCGGGTTCCGGCAAGGCGGCCATGCGGGATATGGGTTGCGGCGCCAACTGGTCGACGAGCATCGCGCGCCCAAGGCCGAGCTCGGTCGCGGTGAACAAAAGAGCCTGCAGACCGATCGAGTCGTCCTGCGACCCGGCCCGCCGGAAGAGGTCGAGGTCGTGCGCCGCCTCTATCGGATGTTCGTCGTGCAGCGGCGCTCGGAGACGGAGATTGCCGCTCAGCTCAACGCCGAAGGCCTGGTCACCGACCTCGGCCGGCCGTGGACGCGAGGCGTCGTCCACCAGATCCTGACCAACGAGAAGTACATCGGCAACAACGTCTACAATCGCGTCTCTTTCAAGCTGAAGGCCAAACGCGTCACCAACGATCCGGACATGTGGGTGCGCGCCGACGGCGCCTTCGAGGGCATCGTCGAGCTGGATTTCTTCGAGGCGGCGCAGCGGATCATCTTCGATCGCAGCCGGCGGTTCACCGACGAACAGCTTCTTGAGCGGCTTTCGTCCTTGCTCAGCCAGCGAGGCTGGCTCTCGGGTCTGGTGATCGACGAGATCGAGGACATGCCGTCGAGCTCGACGTTCCGGCATCGGTTCGGGAGCTTACTACGGGCCTACCAGCTGGTCGGCTTCTCGCCAGCGCGGGACTATCGATACATCGAGACCAACCGTGCGCTGCGGGAGCTTCATCCAGACGTCGTCGCCGGCGTCATCGCGGACATTCGAGGCGCGGGCGCCAGCGTCGAGCGCGATCCGCACACCGACCTGCTGCAGATCAACGATGAGTTCACTGCATCGCTGGTGATCGTGCGTTGCCACCAGACGCCGGCCGGGAGTCTGCGTTGGAAGGTTCGCCTGGATCAGGGGCTGCGGCCGGACATCACCATCGCCGCCAGGATGACATCCGACAACGCCGCGGTGCGCGACTACTATCTGCTGCCCTGGATCGACGTCGGCGCCGCGGCGAACCTCAAGCTGGCGCCGGACAACCACATCGGCCTGGACGCCTACCGCTTTGATGACCTCGACGGTTTCGTCGATCTCACACGGCGTACAGCGTTGCGTGCGGCATGA
- a CDS encoding plasmid partitioning protein RepB C-terminal domain-containing protein, translating to MRDEVKISFEKQIVILSLNDILPSKMLPPAVKESAKYRRIAASVAQLGLVEPLVVSRPKSGGPYLLLDGHVRFSAMRDQGSSQARCLIASDDEGFTYNKRVNRLATIQEHYMIVRALERGVSEEKLARALNVDVGVIRARRHLLNGISADVAELLKDKPVGMHAFQKLRKMKPIRQLEAAELMVSANNYSANYAKALLAMTKPPDLHHPEDLKKATGLNTEQMARLEREMAAGGHDYKELEASYGDDMLLLVIAAGFLERLLSKSEVERFLATRHAEILENFRSIVAAASLDQVQAAA from the coding sequence ATGCGAGACGAGGTGAAGATCTCCTTCGAAAAGCAGATCGTGATCTTGTCGCTCAACGACATCCTGCCGTCGAAAATGCTGCCGCCGGCGGTCAAGGAATCCGCGAAGTACCGCCGGATCGCCGCGTCGGTGGCGCAGTTGGGCCTGGTCGAGCCGCTCGTCGTCTCCCGGCCCAAAAGCGGCGGCCCCTATCTCCTGCTGGACGGCCACGTGCGCTTCAGCGCCATGCGCGATCAGGGTTCGAGCCAGGCCCGCTGTCTGATCGCCTCCGATGATGAAGGGTTCACCTACAACAAGCGGGTCAATCGGCTGGCGACGATCCAAGAGCACTACATGATTGTCCGCGCGCTTGAGCGTGGCGTCTCCGAGGAAAAGCTGGCCCGGGCGTTGAACGTCGATGTCGGCGTGATCCGCGCGCGGCGCCACCTGCTCAATGGCATCAGCGCCGATGTCGCCGAGCTCTTGAAGGACAAGCCGGTCGGCATGCACGCCTTCCAGAAGCTGCGAAAAATGAAACCGATCCGTCAGCTCGAAGCCGCCGAGCTGATGGTCTCGGCCAACAACTACAGCGCCAACTACGCCAAGGCGCTGCTGGCGATGACCAAGCCCCCGGACCTCCATCACCCCGAAGACCTGAAAAAGGCCACGGGCCTGAACACCGAGCAGATGGCGCGGTTGGAGCGCGAGATGGCGGCCGGCGGCCACGACTATAAGGAGCTCGAAGCCTCATACGGCGATGACATGCTGCTCCTGGTCATCGCCGCCGGCTTCCTGGAGCGGCTGCTTTCGAAGTCAGAGGTCGAGCGGTTTCTCGCCACCAGACACGCCGAGATCTTGGAGAATTTCAGATCGATCGTCGCCGCGGCGTCGCTGGACCAGGTCCAGGCCGCAGCATGA